The Chryseolinea soli genome contains a region encoding:
- a CDS encoding dihydrolipoyl dehydrogenase family protein → MEKFDLVVIGAGPSGYAAAMRSLDFKKKTLLIEKNKVGGAGVTNGALSSKTWWELSRETASFRKNLKRFNLKVPSINYKEIQDEVASAVEERKGMLEEHLHMMKDSRYTDLLSFRKGNARLISAHEIEIDTGAYEKEIVWAEHIILATGSRPRYLPELPIDEKIVMTSEGIESMEDFPESMVIVGAGVIGCEYATIFSGFGKTKVHLIDKGARILPFEDEDIVRVIERNMENNGVLIHRNSRLINMEIKHGRVEYTLEYDDGTKGTFNVAKALVAVGRTPNYEELWDDAVNISISKRGIEDNDTQTNITNIYAVGDITADISLVNVGELEGRYAVEKIFGNPQRKLIYENISTIMFLNPEVASVGVNETQARERGLDYKVATLDYSCIPRAIAKRNTQGFIKMLVTNDAQMKILGLKIIGNHASSAIQAVALLISMDKGIEELAECVHPHPSITEGIQECVRMLLGKSLFKPDALKGKISCRTSTSGVYQDIHF, encoded by the coding sequence ATGGAGAAATTTGATCTGGTGGTCATCGGGGCGGGTCCTTCCGGATACGCAGCCGCCATGCGTTCCCTCGATTTCAAAAAGAAAACATTACTCATTGAAAAGAACAAAGTGGGTGGCGCGGGCGTCACCAACGGTGCGCTCTCATCCAAAACCTGGTGGGAGTTGTCGCGCGAGACCGCCTCGTTCAGGAAAAACCTGAAGCGCTTCAATCTGAAGGTGCCGAGCATCAACTACAAGGAGATCCAGGACGAAGTGGCCAGCGCCGTGGAAGAGCGCAAGGGCATGCTGGAGGAACACTTGCACATGATGAAGGACTCGCGCTATACCGACTTGCTGAGCTTCCGCAAAGGCAACGCCCGTCTTATCAGCGCGCACGAAATCGAGATCGACACGGGTGCTTACGAGAAAGAGATCGTTTGGGCCGAGCACATCATATTGGCTACCGGCAGCCGTCCACGGTATTTGCCAGAACTACCCATCGACGAAAAGATCGTGATGACCAGCGAGGGCATCGAGAGCATGGAAGATTTTCCGGAGAGCATGGTGATCGTGGGAGCGGGGGTGATCGGTTGTGAATATGCCACCATTTTTTCAGGCTTTGGCAAAACAAAGGTTCACCTCATCGACAAAGGCGCCCGCATCCTGCCGTTCGAAGATGAAGACATCGTGCGGGTGATCGAACGCAACATGGAAAACAACGGCGTGCTCATCCACCGTAACTCACGCCTCATCAACATGGAGATCAAACACGGCCGCGTAGAATATACGCTGGAGTATGACGACGGAACAAAAGGCACATTCAATGTAGCCAAGGCGTTGGTGGCCGTGGGCCGCACACCCAACTATGAAGAGCTCTGGGACGACGCCGTGAACATCAGCATCTCCAAACGAGGCATCGAAGACAACGACACGCAGACCAACATCACCAACATCTACGCCGTGGGCGATATCACGGCCGACATTTCCCTGGTCAACGTAGGTGAACTCGAGGGCCGTTATGCAGTAGAGAAAATATTTGGCAACCCACAGCGCAAGCTCATCTACGAGAACATCAGCACCATCATGTTCCTGAATCCGGAAGTGGCCAGCGTAGGGGTGAACGAAACCCAGGCACGCGAACGCGGCCTCGACTATAAAGTGGCCACGCTCGACTACAGTTGCATTCCCCGCGCCATTGCCAAGCGCAACACACAAGGCTTTATCAAGATGCTGGTCACGAACGATGCGCAAATGAAGATCCTCGGATTGAAGATCATCGGCAATCATGCGTCCAGTGCCATCCAGGCCGTGGCGTTGCTCATCAGTATGGACAAAGGAATTGAAGAGCTCGCCGAGTGTGTCCATCCCCATCCCTCCATCACGGAAGGCATCCAGGAATGTGTGCGCATGCTGTTAGGGAAGTCCCTGTTTAAACCCGACGCATTGAAAGGGAAGATCTCCTGCCGCACCAGCACCAGCGGGGTGTATCAGGATATTCATTTTTAA
- a CDS encoding sensor histidine kinase, producing the protein MSFLRALIYSGAGFAKSPPDKRGVLLSNAIALILFSLSLVATFFYFIWYGGNIVTYLIPVIGALALVVIILNRGGYINFSRIWISLLSPTVVMALSIYSKWVYYEEQEELDYFTFRIVVLGCCVIPWMLFSFREKTLLSVAALGGFAVLMAHDPLHSLFGVPYAQDRLKLMNYHFTNVVIVITYFIMTSSLGFLKWLSEKNEAMNEELIVDLNQVNFQLLERNAEIEAQNAEIQAQSETLQVNQEKLIDANRLIEEQRGRLFNKNQELESELIRKNKDLMETNAELVKHNNELRQFSFTVSHNLRGPVASLLGLLKFIKPENIPSDAAEVFAHIKSSTLRLDEIIRELSKIIDIRQDIFQIRQKIHLSAELNHIHKILEKEITAHNVHLNIDVDHCPVLYSVKPMVHSILYNLISNAIKYRSSDRVPVIEVSSAEEPRYFVIRVKDNGLGIDLKTHRENMFKLYRRFHHHTEGKGLGLYLVKLQCEALGGTIDVQSELNKFTEFTVHLRKPENVKRQMLLDEPYAKIFFDATVNSTGVIWRGPISSEQYRMVFSKALEFLQVYNTPNWMSDVVHQGPIAPEDQAWLFQNIIPEASRNGLRRIAFIRPDAHDERVISYLQNIQSEVKQLNISFRPFPSMEEAFDWMMQENEKATLYS; encoded by the coding sequence ATGAGTTTTTTGCGCGCCCTCATTTATTCCGGAGCTGGTTTTGCCAAGTCGCCCCCCGACAAGCGCGGCGTTCTCCTTTCGAATGCCATTGCCCTTATTCTCTTTTCCTTAAGTCTCGTCGCTACCTTCTTTTATTTCATTTGGTACGGTGGCAACATCGTGACCTACCTGATTCCAGTGATCGGCGCCCTGGCCTTGGTGGTGATCATCCTAAACCGGGGAGGCTATATCAACTTTAGCCGGATCTGGATCAGCCTGCTTAGCCCTACGGTCGTGATGGCATTGTCCATCTATTCCAAGTGGGTCTACTACGAAGAGCAGGAAGAGTTGGACTATTTTACCTTTCGCATAGTGGTACTGGGATGCTGTGTCATTCCGTGGATGCTGTTCTCGTTCCGGGAAAAGACGCTGCTCTCCGTTGCCGCCCTCGGTGGATTTGCCGTGCTCATGGCCCACGACCCGCTGCACAGCTTGTTTGGTGTGCCCTATGCGCAGGACCGGCTAAAACTGATGAACTATCACTTCACCAATGTCGTGATCGTGATCACGTATTTCATCATGACCTCCAGCCTGGGATTTCTCAAATGGCTTTCGGAAAAGAATGAGGCAATGAACGAAGAGCTGATCGTAGACCTCAACCAGGTCAACTTCCAATTACTGGAACGCAACGCTGAGATCGAAGCCCAGAATGCAGAGATCCAAGCACAAAGTGAAACCCTGCAAGTGAACCAGGAAAAGCTCATCGACGCCAACCGGCTCATCGAAGAGCAACGGGGCAGGCTATTCAACAAGAACCAGGAACTGGAGTCGGAACTGATCCGGAAGAATAAAGACCTGATGGAAACCAATGCGGAGTTGGTGAAGCACAACAACGAACTGCGCCAGTTTTCCTTTACCGTATCACACAACCTTCGCGGCCCGGTGGCCAGCCTGTTGGGTTTGCTGAAATTCATCAAACCCGAAAACATTCCCAGCGACGCGGCCGAGGTCTTTGCCCACATCAAGTCCTCCACCCTGCGCCTGGACGAGATCATCCGGGAACTCAGCAAGATCATCGACATCCGCCAGGACATTTTTCAGATCCGTCAAAAGATCCACCTGTCTGCTGAACTAAATCACATACACAAAATCCTGGAGAAAGAGATCACGGCCCACAACGTCCACCTCAACATCGATGTCGATCACTGCCCCGTGTTGTATTCGGTGAAGCCCATGGTGCACAGCATTCTGTATAACCTCATCAGCAACGCCATCAAGTATCGTTCGTCCGACCGCGTGCCGGTCATCGAAGTGAGCAGCGCGGAAGAGCCGCGTTATTTTGTGATCCGTGTCAAAGACAATGGCCTGGGCATTGACCTGAAGACGCATCGCGAAAACATGTTCAAGCTCTACCGCCGTTTCCATCACCACACCGAAGGGAAAGGTCTGGGTCTCTACCTGGTGAAATTGCAATGCGAAGCCTTGGGCGGAACCATCGATGTGCAAAGTGAGCTGAACAAGTTCACCGAGTTCACCGTCCACCTGCGCAAGCCCGAAAATGTGAAACGGCAAATGCTGCTGGACGAACCCTATGCCAAGATCTTTTTCGACGCCACCGTCAATTCCACCGGCGTGATCTGGCGCGGCCCCATCAGCAGCGAACAATACCGGATGGTATTTTCCAAAGCGCTGGAGTTCCTGCAAGTCTACAACACGCCCAACTGGATGTCGGACGTGGTCCACCAGGGACCGATCGCACCGGAAGACCAGGCTTGGTTGTTCCAGAACATCATCCCCGAAGCTTCGCGCAACGGCCTCCGCCGCATTGCCTTCATCCGCCCCGACGCCCACGACGAGCGTGTGATCTCCTACCTTCAGAACATCCAATCGGAGGTCAAGCAACTCAACATTTCTTTCCGGCCCTTCCCCTCCATGGAGGAAGCATTTGACTGGATGATGCAGGAAAATGAAAAAGCTACCTTATATTCGTAG
- a CDS encoding phosphatase PAP2 family protein, producing MLDRLLEWDKELFLFFNGLHAPWLDPIMLFFTETFVWLPLYLFLLYLVIRDYKKDCWVPLLGITITILLCDQITSGFMKPFFERLRPSQEPSLAGLIHLVDGYKGGLYGFASSHAANTLGTATFFTLLFRPTKPWITWLYLWAFAMTYTRLYLGVHYPGDILVGGVIGITCGWVGYAVQSAVMERVEKKRTPPLL from the coding sequence ATGCTTGATCGTTTACTCGAATGGGATAAGGAGCTTTTCTTATTCTTCAATGGTTTGCACGCGCCGTGGCTCGACCCCATCATGTTGTTTTTCACGGAGACCTTTGTGTGGCTTCCCCTCTATCTCTTCCTGCTTTACCTGGTGATCCGCGACTATAAAAAAGATTGCTGGGTACCCTTGCTGGGCATTACCATCACCATCTTGCTGTGTGACCAGATCACTTCTGGTTTTATGAAGCCCTTCTTTGAACGGCTCCGGCCGTCGCAGGAACCTTCGCTTGCCGGACTGATCCATTTGGTGGATGGGTATAAAGGGGGCCTGTATGGATTTGCCTCCAGTCACGCAGCCAACACCTTGGGCACGGCCACGTTCTTTACGTTGCTGTTCCGTCCAACCAAACCCTGGATCACCTGGCTGTATCTCTGGGCCTTTGCCATGACCTATACACGTCTCTACCTGGGCGTTCACTATCCCGGCGATATTTTGGTGGGCGGTGTGATCGGCATTACCTGCGGATGGGTCGGCTACGCCGTTCAAAGCGCCGTGATGGAGCGTGTAGAAAAGAAAAGAACTCCGCCACTGTTGTGA
- a CDS encoding DUF937 domain-containing protein, with translation MIDQLIKLVEQHAGDTIVQNKAVPDQFNSSAIQEVAQQIFGGLQNQVGQGNFQEVTAMFSGSSGSLAGNPMVAQMITNIAGSFASKFGVSPQAAQSIAGSLIPQVMNQFINKTNDPNDSDFDLQNMMRSFSGNGGLDIGDLMGKVTGGSSSQGSGDLGGMLGKIFN, from the coding sequence ATGATCGATCAACTTATCAAACTCGTGGAACAACATGCCGGGGATACGATTGTGCAGAACAAGGCTGTGCCCGACCAGTTCAACAGCTCTGCCATCCAGGAGGTGGCGCAGCAGATCTTTGGCGGCCTGCAAAACCAGGTAGGCCAGGGCAACTTTCAGGAAGTGACCGCGATGTTCAGTGGCTCGTCGGGTTCGCTGGCGGGCAACCCAATGGTCGCGCAAATGATCACCAACATCGCCGGCAGCTTTGCTTCTAAATTTGGTGTGTCGCCTCAGGCGGCTCAAAGCATTGCAGGAAGTTTGATCCCGCAGGTGATGAACCAGTTCATCAACAAAACCAACGACCCGAACGACTCGGACTTCGACCTGCAGAACATGATGCGCTCGTTCAGCGGCAACGGCGGCCTGGACATCGGCGATCTGATGGGTAAGGTCACGGGTGGATCTTCATCGCAGGGTTCGGGTGACCTGGGTGGCATGCTGGGAAAAATATTCAATTGA
- a CDS encoding riboflavin synthase has product MFTGIIETLGHVAAREQENANTHFKIASTLSHELRVDQSVSHNGVCLTVVKIDDGAYWVTAIHETLQKSNLGRLKAGDKVNIERCMLNNGRFDGHIVQGHVDQTGTVKAIAEDNGSWLFDFEYDASQGNVTVEKGSIAVNGVSLTCYNSEEGRFRVAIIPYTHEHTNFHQLKVGDTVNLEFDIIGKYVKRLLKN; this is encoded by the coding sequence ATGTTCACAGGAATTATCGAGACCCTGGGCCACGTGGCCGCTCGGGAGCAGGAAAATGCCAACACCCATTTTAAGATCGCCAGCACGCTGAGCCATGAACTCCGGGTGGACCAAAGTGTTTCCCACAACGGCGTTTGCCTCACCGTGGTGAAAATTGACGACGGCGCCTATTGGGTGACCGCCATCCACGAAACCCTCCAAAAGTCCAACCTGGGCCGTCTGAAGGCCGGCGATAAGGTGAACATCGAGCGCTGCATGCTCAACAACGGCCGCTTCGACGGTCATATCGTGCAGGGTCACGTGGATCAGACCGGCACGGTAAAGGCCATCGCGGAGGACAACGGGAGCTGGCTTTTCGATTTCGAGTATGATGCTTCGCAGGGAAACGTTACTGTCGAGAAGGGCTCCATCGCGGTGAATGGCGTGAGCCTGACCTGCTACAACAGCGAGGAAGGCCGGTTTAGGGTGGCCATCATCCCTTATACCCACGAGCACACCAACTTTCATCAGCTCAAAGTGGGCGACACCGTGAATCTTGAATTCGATATCATCGGGAAGTATGTCAAGCGTTTGTTAAAGAATTGA